A single genomic interval of Saccharothrix saharensis harbors:
- the fabI gene encoding enoyl-ACP reductase FabI produces MDLLKGKTLLVTGVLTPNSIAYHVARLAQEEGAAVVLTAYGRVRLVERLAQRLPSPAPVVELDVTDADHLASLPERIGAHADRIDGVLHSVAYAPPEALGGNFLTARWDDVAPAFHVSAYSLQALVRAVRPMLGPGSSVVGLDFDASQAYAEYDWMGVAKAALESCARYLASYLGRDGIRVNLVAAGPLRTTAAVAIGPGGDEAARREGQRWHGKSPLGWDDQEFTPVARACVALLSDWFPATTGEIVHVDGGAHVVGDRPGVPVATPPVES; encoded by the coding sequence GTGGACCTGCTCAAGGGCAAGACCCTGCTCGTCACGGGCGTGTTGACGCCGAACTCCATCGCCTACCACGTGGCACGGCTGGCGCAGGAGGAAGGCGCGGCCGTCGTGCTCACCGCGTACGGCCGGGTGCGCCTGGTGGAACGGCTCGCGCAACGCCTGCCGTCACCCGCGCCGGTGGTGGAGCTCGACGTCACCGACGCCGACCACCTCGCGTCCCTGCCGGAGCGGATCGGCGCGCACGCCGACCGGATCGACGGCGTGCTGCACTCCGTCGCCTACGCGCCGCCCGAGGCGCTCGGCGGCAACTTCCTCACCGCGCGCTGGGACGACGTCGCGCCCGCGTTCCACGTGTCCGCGTACTCGTTGCAGGCGCTCGTGCGGGCCGTGCGGCCGATGCTGGGTCCGGGCAGTTCCGTGGTGGGGCTGGACTTCGACGCCTCGCAGGCCTACGCCGAGTACGACTGGATGGGCGTGGCCAAGGCCGCGCTGGAGTCCTGCGCCCGGTACCTGGCGTCCTACCTGGGCCGGGACGGCATCCGGGTCAACCTCGTCGCCGCCGGCCCGCTGCGCACCACCGCGGCCGTCGCGATCGGACCGGGCGGTGACGAGGCGGCCCGCCGGGAAGGGCAGCGGTGGCACGGCAAGTCGCCGCTCGGCTGGGACGACCAGGAGTTCACGCCCGTGGCGCGGGCGTGCGTGGCCCTGCTGTCGGACTGGTTCCCCGCGACGACCGGCGAGATCGTCCACGTGGACGGTGGCGCGCACGTGGTCGGGGACCGGCCCGGCGTGCCGGTCGCGACGCCGCCGGTGGAGTCGTGA
- a CDS encoding MbtH family protein, with protein sequence MSTNPFEDENGTYFVLVNDENQHSLWPHFIPVPDGWRVVFGEAGRQACLDHVEANWTDMRPQSLVDAMGA encoded by the coding sequence ATGAGCACCAACCCGTTCGAGGACGAGAACGGCACCTACTTCGTGCTGGTCAACGACGAGAACCAGCACTCGCTGTGGCCGCACTTCATCCCGGTGCCCGACGGCTGGCGCGTGGTGTTCGGCGAGGCGGGCCGCCAGGCGTGCCTGGACCACGTGGAGGCGAACTGGACCGACATGCGCCCCCAGAGCCTCGTCGACGCCATGGGCGCCTGA
- a CDS encoding MaoC family dehydratase yields the protein MSAPAVGDRLPSREVPAITRDELREFAAASGDDNPVHLDDAAARQGGLDGVVVHGMLVMAHLGRLVTSWPAAGAVRSFKARFTAPTPVGSRLTCGGKVASVDVAAGTARVQVSAVRDDGVAVARGEAVVELAR from the coding sequence GTGAGCGCGCCCGCGGTCGGTGACCGGTTGCCTTCCCGGGAAGTGCCCGCGATCACGCGGGACGAACTTCGGGAGTTCGCAGCCGCGTCGGGCGACGACAACCCCGTGCACCTCGACGACGCCGCCGCGCGGCAGGGTGGGCTGGACGGGGTCGTGGTCCACGGGATGCTCGTGATGGCGCACCTCGGCCGTCTGGTCACGTCGTGGCCGGCGGCGGGCGCGGTGCGGTCGTTCAAGGCCAGGTTCACCGCGCCGACGCCGGTCGGGTCACGGCTGACGTGCGGCGGGAAGGTCGCCTCCGTCGACGTCGCCGCCGGGACCGCCAGGGTGCAGGTGAGCGCGGTGCGGGACGACGGCGTGGCGGTCGCGCGCGGCGAGGCCGTGGTGGAGCTGGCGCGGTGA
- a CDS encoding response regulator, translated as MSVRVLVVDDHAAVRAGLVLILGNAEGIEVVGEAGDGAAAVRQAKALRPDVVLMDIRMPGLDGIAATRALHGESVAQVLVLTTFDLDEYVFAALRAGAAGFLLKSVDAPRLVEAVRLVAAGENVLGPEITRKLIKAYAESPVKAQPAADSRLDQLTERELDVLRCLGRGLSNAQIAHELFISGATAKTHVSRILTKLDLRSRVQAAIYAQENDLV; from the coding sequence GTGAGCGTCCGGGTGCTGGTGGTGGACGACCACGCGGCCGTGCGCGCGGGCCTGGTGCTGATCCTGGGCAACGCCGAGGGGATCGAGGTGGTCGGTGAGGCCGGTGACGGCGCGGCGGCGGTCCGGCAGGCGAAGGCGCTGCGGCCGGACGTCGTGCTGATGGACATCCGCATGCCCGGCCTGGACGGCATCGCCGCGACCAGGGCGTTGCACGGTGAGAGCGTGGCGCAGGTGCTCGTGCTGACCACGTTCGACCTGGACGAGTACGTGTTCGCGGCGCTGCGGGCGGGCGCGGCGGGCTTCCTGCTGAAGTCCGTCGACGCGCCGCGGCTGGTGGAGGCGGTGCGGCTGGTCGCGGCGGGCGAGAACGTGCTGGGCCCGGAGATCACCCGCAAGCTGATCAAGGCCTACGCCGAGTCCCCGGTGAAGGCCCAGCCGGCCGCCGACAGCCGCCTCGACCAGCTGACCGAGCGCGAGCTGGACGTGCTGCGGTGCCTCGGGCGTGGCCTGTCGAACGCCCAGATCGCCCACGAGCTGTTCATCAGCGGCGCGACGGCGAAGACCCACGTCTCCCGCATCCTGACCAAGCTGGACCTGCGCTCCCGGGTCCAGGCCGCGATCTACGCCCAGGAGAACGACCTGGTGTGA
- a CDS encoding thioesterase II family protein — protein sequence MAATTTADRWLRTRTPRPSAELTLVCLPHAGGSASYYRDWGARLPASVETRVVQYPGREERLVDAPVDDMAAMADVLADVLAPLLDRPVVLFGHSMGAAIAYEVTRRCEERGRPPALLVASGFAAPHRRTPRDLHTRDDDALVAEITRVSGDDAAALADPDLRELLLPTIRADYRLIERYAPTAPPAAVRTPLVIYRGDADPDVDHERGEAWRELTASGGLREHRAFPGGHFYFRHDPTALLGAISAHLGRVRPVTTH from the coding sequence ATGGCGGCCACGACCACCGCCGACCGCTGGCTGCGCACGCGCACGCCCCGGCCGTCGGCCGAGCTGACCCTCGTGTGCCTGCCGCACGCGGGCGGCTCGGCGAGCTACTACCGCGACTGGGGCGCGCGGCTGCCCGCGTCGGTCGAGACGCGCGTCGTGCAGTACCCCGGCCGGGAGGAACGCCTGGTCGACGCGCCGGTGGACGACATGGCGGCGATGGCCGACGTGCTCGCCGACGTGCTCGCGCCGCTGCTCGACCGGCCCGTGGTGCTGTTCGGGCACAGCATGGGCGCGGCCATCGCCTACGAGGTCACCCGGCGGTGCGAGGAACGAGGCCGGCCGCCCGCGCTGCTGGTGGCCTCCGGGTTCGCCGCACCGCACCGCCGCACGCCACGGGACCTGCACACCCGTGACGACGACGCGCTGGTCGCCGAGATCACCCGCGTGTCCGGCGACGACGCCGCCGCGCTGGCCGACCCCGACCTGCGCGAGCTGCTGCTGCCCACGATCCGCGCCGACTACCGGCTCATCGAGCGGTACGCGCCCACCGCACCACCGGCCGCGGTGCGCACACCGCTCGTGATCTACCGCGGCGACGCCGACCCCGACGTCGACCACGAGCGCGGCGAGGCGTGGCGCGAGCTGACCGCGTCCGGCGGGCTGCGCGAGCACCGCGCGTTCCCCGGCGGGCACTTCTACTTCCGGCACGACCCGACCGCCCTGCTCGGGGCGATCTCCGCACACCTCGGGCGGGTCCGCCCGGTGACGACTCACTAA
- a CDS encoding TauD/TfdA family dioxygenase: MLLDNQDTLTTATLDADEHAWLDRIARDLLGVAGGRLDSPEWVAAARRAWEDAPATLRHTLKEFRRDSGAGGALLLRNLPVDEGNLPPTPKADGSVVREATVSAAVLLLVAHGLGDPGAFRAEKSGALVQNVVPVPGKEEVQGNVGSAHLTFHTENAFHQHRPDFVLLVCVRPDHERVAELRLVCSRQVLPKLGEQARAALSSAEFVTAPPPSFGATSGEVPPRAVLHGDPDDPDLCVDQAATRPVTERAAAAMDELGELFDNSFNGLRLAAGDLAIVDNRVTVHGRSAFTPRYDGADRWLQRTFVFADLRRSRGHRLGDGYVLES, encoded by the coding sequence ATGTTGTTGGACAACCAGGACACGCTGACCACCGCCACGCTGGACGCCGACGAGCACGCGTGGCTCGACCGGATCGCCCGGGACCTGCTGGGCGTGGCGGGCGGTCGGCTCGACAGCCCCGAGTGGGTCGCCGCCGCGCGCCGGGCGTGGGAGGACGCGCCCGCGACGCTGCGGCACACCCTCAAGGAGTTCCGTCGCGACTCGGGCGCGGGCGGCGCGCTGCTGCTGCGCAACCTGCCCGTGGACGAGGGCAACCTCCCGCCCACGCCGAAGGCCGACGGCTCGGTGGTGCGCGAGGCAACCGTGTCCGCCGCCGTGCTGCTGCTCGTGGCGCACGGCCTGGGCGACCCGGGCGCGTTCCGCGCGGAGAAGTCCGGCGCGCTGGTGCAGAACGTGGTGCCGGTGCCGGGCAAGGAGGAGGTGCAGGGCAACGTCGGGTCGGCGCACCTGACCTTCCACACCGAGAACGCGTTCCACCAGCACCGGCCCGACTTCGTGCTGCTGGTGTGCGTGCGGCCGGACCACGAGCGGGTCGCCGAGCTGCGGCTGGTCTGCTCCCGGCAGGTGCTGCCCAAGCTGGGCGAGCAGGCCCGCGCGGCGCTGTCGTCGGCCGAGTTCGTCACCGCGCCGCCGCCCTCGTTCGGCGCGACGTCCGGCGAGGTGCCGCCCCGGGCCGTGCTGCACGGCGACCCCGACGACCCGGACCTGTGCGTCGACCAGGCGGCCACCCGGCCGGTGACCGAACGGGCCGCCGCGGCGATGGACGAGCTGGGCGAGCTGTTCGACAACTCGTTCAACGGGCTGCGGCTGGCCGCGGGCGACCTGGCCATCGTGGACAACCGGGTCACCGTGCACGGCCGGTCGGCGTTCACCCCGCGCTACGACGGCGCGGACCGCTGGTTGCAGCGCACGTTCGTGTTCGCCGACCTGCGCCGCTCCCGGGGTCACCGCCTCGGCGACGGCTACGTGCTGGAGAGCTGA
- a CDS encoding ABC transporter permease, which produces MTAVAKVAVDGWMIAWRNLLHVRRSVDWAFAAVVQPVMFVLLFGFVFGGLLGGAAYREYLLAGILVQTLAFNSAFTVIGLSTDLRKGFIDRLRSLPMSGVSVMVGRTLSDLAVSVVAMLVTCLCGLLIGWRVRGSVLDAVLAFLVLLVFAFAMSWIGALIGLVSPSPEAAQSAGLIWLTPLTFVSSGFVPEESMPGPLRVIAEWNPLTAVINAVRGLFGNTVPGLDVVSGSWPDDHALAYAWLSSLLIVAVFVPLSMRAYRRVAAR; this is translated from the coding sequence GTGACCGCAGTGGCCAAGGTCGCGGTCGACGGGTGGATGATCGCCTGGCGCAACCTGCTGCACGTGCGGCGCAGCGTGGACTGGGCGTTCGCCGCGGTGGTGCAGCCGGTGATGTTCGTGCTGCTGTTCGGGTTCGTGTTCGGCGGCCTGCTCGGCGGTGCGGCCTACCGCGAGTACCTGCTGGCGGGCATCCTGGTGCAGACGCTGGCGTTCAACTCCGCGTTCACCGTCATCGGGCTGTCGACCGATCTGCGCAAGGGGTTCATCGACCGGCTGCGGTCGCTGCCGATGTCCGGCGTGTCGGTGATGGTCGGCCGCACGCTGTCCGACCTGGCGGTGAGCGTGGTGGCGATGCTGGTGACGTGCCTGTGCGGCCTGCTCATCGGCTGGCGGGTGCGCGGCAGCGTCCTCGACGCCGTGCTGGCGTTCCTGGTGCTGCTGGTGTTCGCGTTCGCCATGTCGTGGATCGGGGCGCTCATCGGGCTGGTCTCGCCGAGCCCGGAGGCGGCGCAGAGCGCGGGGCTGATCTGGCTGACGCCGCTGACGTTCGTGTCGTCCGGGTTCGTGCCGGAGGAGTCGATGCCCGGCCCGCTGCGCGTGATCGCCGAGTGGAACCCGCTGACAGCCGTGATCAACGCGGTGCGCGGGCTGTTCGGCAACACCGTGCCGGGGCTGGACGTGGTGTCCGGTTCCTGGCCGGACGACCACGCGCTGGCCTACGCCTGGCTGTCGTCGCTGCTGATCGTGGCGGTGTTCGTGCCGTTGAGCATGCGTGCCTACCGCCGCGTGGCGGCCCGGTGA
- a CDS encoding SDR family oxidoreductase: MSRSVLVVGASRGIGEAVAREFARAGDRVAGTHRGSGVPVDGVFGVALDLADGDRVATAVAEVTAHQGAPEVVVLNAGLTRDGLLARMPEAHYREIIEVTQLGAFRVLQQVLPAMAKARTGSVVLISSASARAGSPGQANYAAAKAALEGFARSVALEYGRRGVRVNVVAPGPVDTDMVAVLTEKQRQALVDQVPLGRLARPEEIAEVVRWVAGSTYVTGATIPVTGGGALGW, from the coding sequence GTGAGCCGGTCCGTGCTGGTCGTGGGCGCGAGCCGGGGCATCGGCGAGGCGGTGGCGCGCGAGTTCGCGCGGGCCGGTGACCGGGTGGCGGGCACGCACCGGGGATCGGGCGTGCCGGTCGACGGGGTGTTCGGGGTGGCGCTGGACCTGGCCGACGGCGACCGGGTGGCCACCGCGGTCGCCGAGGTCACCGCCCACCAGGGGGCGCCGGAGGTCGTCGTGCTGAACGCGGGCCTGACCCGCGACGGGCTGCTCGCCCGGATGCCGGAGGCGCACTACCGGGAGATCATCGAGGTCACCCAGCTCGGCGCGTTCCGCGTGCTGCAACAGGTGCTGCCGGCCATGGCGAAGGCGCGCACCGGGTCGGTCGTCCTGATCTCCTCCGCCTCCGCACGCGCGGGCTCACCCGGCCAGGCGAACTACGCGGCGGCCAAGGCGGCGCTGGAGGGGTTCGCCCGGTCCGTGGCGCTGGAGTACGGGCGGCGCGGGGTGCGGGTCAACGTCGTCGCACCGGGCCCCGTGGACACCGACATGGTCGCCGTGCTGACGGAGAAGCAGCGGCAGGCGCTGGTGGACCAGGTGCCCCTGGGCCGCCTGGCCCGACCGGAGGAGATCGCCGAGGTGGTGCGCTGGGTCGCCGGCTCCACCTACGTGACCGGCGCGACGATCCCCGTCACGGGCGGCGGCGCGCTCGGCTGGTGA
- a CDS encoding sensor histidine kinase, with translation MHAGISRVVSGLRKLPEWQHDALIVISSLLVGSVLFATGLYPLFNLDDPIPLWVRVLLFGGVCAVEAFRRIAPGTALAVGTAFLLVDCVIGVSTPTLVVYADLLYAATLYGPRRLSRDMVPIAVLTSISTITATVLLVPGWRATVLAAFAVLPFLLIPVWWATNVRQHQRMAEVERANARQLAKIAELDRTAAVAAERAHMARDLHDVIAGHLSAIAIQAEAALSLKDEDPMTRVVLKSVRENSVSALEEMRAMINLLRADVTAPDEPTAPARLAQLGRLIESAQAGGMRLDVRVDYDDTEPLPAAVDLTAYRIAQEALTNAMKHAPRTNVVLELRRTDTGMVLEVVNDLREGGDGGGLGTGLLNMRERTAAVGGSLTAGPTDGTWKVRAVLPLPEVER, from the coding sequence GTGCACGCCGGAATAAGTCGGGTCGTCTCCGGGCTGCGGAAGTTGCCGGAGTGGCAGCACGACGCGCTCATCGTGATCAGCTCGTTGCTGGTCGGCTCGGTGTTGTTCGCCACCGGCCTGTACCCGTTGTTCAACCTCGACGACCCCATTCCGCTGTGGGTGCGGGTGCTGTTGTTCGGCGGCGTCTGCGCGGTGGAGGCGTTCCGCCGGATCGCGCCGGGCACGGCCCTGGCGGTCGGCACGGCGTTCCTGCTCGTGGACTGCGTGATCGGGGTCAGCACGCCGACGCTCGTCGTGTACGCCGACCTGCTCTACGCGGCCACGCTGTACGGCCCGCGCCGGCTCAGCCGCGACATGGTGCCGATCGCGGTGCTCACCTCGATCAGCACGATCACCGCCACCGTCCTGCTGGTGCCGGGCTGGCGGGCGACCGTGCTGGCGGCGTTCGCGGTGCTGCCGTTCCTGCTGATCCCGGTGTGGTGGGCGACGAACGTGCGGCAGCACCAGCGGATGGCCGAGGTGGAACGCGCGAACGCCCGCCAGTTGGCCAAGATCGCCGAGCTGGACCGCACGGCCGCGGTCGCCGCCGAACGCGCCCACATGGCCCGTGACCTGCACGACGTGATCGCCGGGCACCTGTCCGCGATAGCCATCCAGGCCGAGGCCGCGTTGTCGTTGAAGGACGAGGACCCGATGACGCGAGTGGTCCTCAAGTCCGTGCGCGAGAACAGCGTGAGCGCGTTGGAGGAGATGCGCGCCATGATCAACCTGCTGCGCGCCGACGTGACGGCCCCGGACGAGCCGACCGCGCCCGCCCGGCTGGCGCAGCTCGGTCGGCTGATCGAGTCGGCGCAGGCGGGTGGGATGAGGCTGGACGTGCGGGTCGACTACGACGACACCGAGCCGTTGCCCGCCGCGGTGGACCTGACCGCGTACCGGATCGCCCAGGAGGCGCTGACCAACGCCATGAAGCACGCACCGCGCACGAACGTCGTCCTCGAACTGCGCCGCACCGACACCGGGATGGTGCTGGAAGTGGTCAACGACCTGCGGGAGGGCGGTGACGGGGGAGGGCTGGGCACCGGGCTGCTGAACATGCGGGAACGCACCGCGGCGGTGGGCGGCTCGCTCACCGCCGGTCCGACCGACGGCACGTGGAAGGTCCGCGCGGTGCTGCCCCTGCCCGAGGTGGAGCGGTGA
- a CDS encoding ATP-binding cassette domain-containing protein, with translation MAAVEARGVVKSYKAHRALDGVDLTVPTGTVLGLLGPNGAGKTTMVRVLTTLLRPDAGDVRVAGYDVVSQSADVRRSIGLSGQYAAVDESLTGYENLYLVGRLYGFKAAAARERARELLALFRLEQAASRLLRTYSGGMRRRLDLAGALVARPPVVVLDEPTTGLDPRSRLDTWEMVRRLVDDGASVLLTTQYLEEADQLADSIVVIDRGRVVERGTSDELKARVGSERLEIVVADAADLPALTRVLAEVGAAEPVVDDHLRRAHVLVHVGPKTLVEALKRLDAQDVRVLDVSLHRPKLDDVFLMLTDRADDGEDS, from the coding sequence ATCGCAGCCGTCGAGGCGCGAGGCGTCGTCAAGTCCTACAAGGCGCACCGCGCCCTCGACGGCGTGGACCTGACCGTCCCCACCGGGACGGTGCTGGGCCTGCTGGGCCCCAACGGGGCCGGCAAGACCACGATGGTGCGGGTGCTGACGACGTTGCTGCGGCCCGACGCGGGCGACGTCCGCGTGGCCGGCTACGACGTCGTCTCGCAGTCCGCGGACGTGCGGCGGTCCATCGGCCTGTCCGGGCAGTACGCGGCCGTGGACGAGAGCCTGACCGGGTACGAGAACCTGTACCTGGTCGGCAGGCTGTACGGCTTCAAGGCCGCCGCGGCGCGGGAGCGCGCCCGGGAGCTGCTGGCGCTGTTCCGGCTGGAGCAGGCCGCGTCCCGGCTGCTGCGCACCTACTCCGGCGGCATGCGGCGGCGGCTGGACCTGGCGGGCGCGCTCGTCGCCCGGCCACCGGTCGTCGTGCTGGACGAGCCGACCACGGGTCTGGACCCGCGGTCCCGCCTGGACACCTGGGAGATGGTGCGGCGGCTGGTGGACGACGGCGCGTCCGTGCTGCTGACCACCCAGTACCTGGAGGAGGCCGACCAGCTCGCCGACTCGATCGTGGTGATCGACCGCGGCCGGGTGGTCGAGCGGGGCACGTCGGACGAGCTGAAGGCGCGCGTGGGCAGCGAACGGTTGGAGATCGTCGTCGCCGACGCGGCCGACCTGCCCGCGTTGACGCGCGTGCTGGCGGAGGTCGGCGCGGCCGAACCCGTGGTGGACGACCACTTGCGGCGGGCGCACGTGCTCGTGCACGTCGGCCCCAAGACGTTGGTGGAGGCGTTGAAGCGGCTCGACGCGCAGGACGTGCGGGTGCTCGACGTGTCGCTGCACCGGCCCAAGCTGGACGACGTGTTCCTGATGCTGACCGACCGCGCCGACGACGGGGAGGACTCGTGA